The sequence TATATAGACAGGCTCAGAGAAGATCATGATGATCGTGATAGAGTTTCCGGTACTCACGAGCTTTTGTTTTTCTGAGACAATCAATCGAAGTTCctgctaggctaaaacaagatATACTCACGAGCTTCTAAGACAAGAAATCGAGGTTCACGGTTGAGGACCAGCATCTACTCGCACAAATCTCTGCTGGGGATGTGTTCAAGACGTTCGTTGTTTTGGTTACCACGTTTCAGGTTATCACAACTCTGTTTTGTTGCACAAAAGTGCATAAGATATACATAGTCTAAGACAAGACTTGCAAAATACTTGCAAAACAAGCAAAGTAAAAAAACAGTTGACATAATGAGTTGGATGTTTCGTAATCAGAGGCATCACCGATGTCGTTGGTGTTGTAATTGTTCACAGATTTTTCTGATTCCATCGTTAATGGTCTGTCTTTGTTGgtgctctgttttttttatttctcttagTTTTTACTCTCATGACTCTCTTTGAAATAGTGTTTGTGAAAGTGCAGGAAGGTGGAGGAGGATAGCTTTAATAGGATTGTTTGAGAAAGATGTGAAAAAACAGGAGCCTCATGTTGGACACGTTCTGTTTTGTTGCTGTTGTTCAACAAAGATGTCAGTTTAGTACCAAATTGGAGAAGTTTTGCTTTTTGCATGCTCATATTACCAAGGGAAGTGGTCCATTTTCTGATAGACCGTGGTCAAAGTTAACAAATAGCAGTAGACAAGCAATGGACTTCGCTCCCATCTGGCATCCCACCTGGATTCACACGTTATAATATTCTTTCGATTTATGTCGACTggaatgtttattttttttggtgtaaaagtttttttttgggtctaatCGATTGAAATATATCATAGTTTTATAATTTAGCTCATTTTTATTGGATCAACATGATAGTTTTGAAAaacatttcttaaaaataataatagtaataggttttagtttttgtttttagttctcaaaaaaattacaaaaaaaagaaatgagaaACAACAACAGAGGATGATGAATAATcaattataacaaaattgaaaaatcagCTACGTGGGATGAATAATCAAGTAAAACAATTACTTGAACACTACTCATTTCCTTAATCTTATGCATTTGAATATTTTGTGgctcaaccaataaaaaaagaaatacaagTAAAACAATTACTTTCCTTAATATTACTCAGAAAAAAATTCTAATGTCGCTTTTTGCATGTCTCTTTTTTTCACGGAAATAATGACATTCCCTATTgctttttaaataaaagttaaacaATAACTTGACCACTACTCATGTCCTTATTCTTACGAAGTTGAATATTTTGTTGCTCAAACAAGTGTATATAGTGTTTCCTAAACACTCAATCCTACGTATATTTTATAGTACATGAAGTTTTGACCACTATTCTTTCTGATCGAACTCTCATTTGTGTTATGAAGTTTGGGAAAATAAAAGTATGGAAAGGTAAacttaggggtgttcaatccggatatcggttcggtttcggttcggttttttcggttttcggtatttcggttaataaaatataactaccattctaaatccatatttacttcggttcggttcggtttatataccgtcggttttcggtttattaggttttataccaaaaaacataattatttagtttgagatcatattatatgaattttagagtcatattgtcaacatagtcatttattaaaaatatattacatgttcaaataaatgaacaaaaaagtaaaaatgcttctaccatcaaataaaataatcaaatctataactaaaatcaaagcttgaaattttgaaaataaaaatatgaaacaaaacagaaatatgaaagaaaagttttttcactCTTCCCTATTTATTGTTgattaaagtcatgctttttcaattgaacacgaaactctgtttgtttacagataagaaaaaagttgtaaaaattttccattaattattgtccatcaaatttataatcttcatattaatttagtgaagactaaaataaagcaaaaagatcaaaagaagacttagaaaataagatgtctgaattgcgatgtattgttatttaattatagttcaagtgttttacaaattaaggctctttattactataaaattatagtaatagttattaacacaaatttaacttatgtaacaaatagatttttatgtattgttataaaatagatacatatttacgtgtttctacttttaatcggttttgttcggtttattcggtttaatcggttatataccaaaccatatccaaatcctacggtttttataaaattatatccattcggtttatatggtatataccaaaaccaaaccatattgtctatttcggttcggttcggtttggtatggttcggttttaccatattgaacagccctaggtaaacttctttattttcattaggtttcttatttttaatgatCTTTATAaatagggtttttagtaattaaacccctcaactaaagatgaatcgtaaaaaaaaccctcaactaaagatcCTGTAAAATAAATCCTCAACTTTAATtctgttaacatatgttaccctccgtctaaaaaaccgtgccggagggtgacatatgttaacgatttataagttgagggtttataatgttgaaaacttagtcgagggttttttttacgattcaaaaatagttgagtggttttatcactaaaagtcattaacgggtttttaagttatttattatcacttatacattgttttagattgatgtgtaagcctttaaaactaatttatatttttaatacattaatctattataaaattaatttatacatcttaaattaataattttcaacacgacttacaacttattataacttcaaaatattaaattatttaatatttggcaatagtgatataaaaaagttgtgtgtttatatcgtcattgtcaaatatcaaataattgaatgtttctaagttatattaagtcttaattagtgttgaggataattcatccatgaagtcaatctttctatttggagtaggacatattttttcttcttttcatgattttcgtcatccggctcatactttcctattttcctatattgttcttgatttattgtattactttatgtttcaaatatattattgatcaagaaaataaaaatataacgtaGTTATTCCgaaatcaatgagaataaaaataatcatgtattattttggaagaaggggggggggggaagtATGAGCCGGATGACATAAAtcatgaaaatagaaaaaaatgcgtcatactctaaatagaaagattgactttaTGGATAAATTATTtcgacactacttaagacttaatataacttagaaactataaattatttcatatttgataatgacgatataaacacacaaatttttttatatcacttttgccaaatatcaaataatttaatatttcaaagttataataagttgtaagtagtGCTGAAAATTATTAacttaagatgtataaattaattttataatatattaaaatttataaattagttttaaaggttTATCAAtcctaaaacaatgtataaataataataaataatttaataacatttaatgacttttagtgataaaacccctcaactaaagatgaatcgtaaaaaaaaccctcaactaaaaatccaatgaaataaaccctcaacttataaaccgttaacatatgtcaccctccgtcacggttttttagacggagggtaacatatgttaacggaactaaagttgagggtttatttcacaagatttttagttgagggttttttttacgattcatctttagttgaagggtttaattactaaaaacccttatAAATATGATATTCTTATACATGGAAAACATGTTCTTCTTAAAAGATGAGCGAAGCGTATGCAATGCATACAATGTGTCTGCCGTGTCCCTTAATCCGTCTATTCAAGAGGTAGAAGCTTTTGCCAAATTGTAAGTTTGTAAACATTGTTTGGTAAATAATcgagtttattttttttgaaaattttatatcaGTACtgattttcataatttcattaGGTTACCAAAGGAAAATATATCTTTGGCAACTGTGCAGTCTAAACCACTTTCGATGGTGTCAATGATGTCAGAAGTTAACGGAAAATACCGTATATATCACATGAGTGTTCTAGAGTGAGCCCAACCGAAAGCCCATATAAGTATTTCTATTATCTCTACTTCCCTTCCGATCGAGAAGGAAGATTGCAGAGCTCAATTTCAAATGGGGTCGATTCTGGGAGATTTTCCGTCCTTCGATCCTCACAATTTCAGTCAACATCGTCCCTCTGACCCTTCTAATCCCTCTGTAAATCCTTCCCTGATTTTGGCTTTTAATCATTTTGAATTTGTCTAAAATCGGATATGAGAATAATATGAATTGAGACTTGGTTTGTTCATTGAGATATTGGAAGAATGTTATTGGGAGGAGGGGGCGATGAAAATtgatagacatatatatattattgagcTACACCTAtgttatacataatcataatatatacaaTCAACATATTTTTAGATATCTAATCCCGCACAAAGTGCGGGTTACTACCTGATTTCAAGATTAATTTACAAGTCATTTTACTTCTGGTTTTTCTTGTAAACTGCCATCAATGCCAAGGCATATAAGTTAGATTAGATTTATATGGAAAGAACAGAAAGGGAAGGTATGAGAAATTAAGTATCTAAGTAATGGTGCGGTGTACGAATGGTCCAATGTAGCACATGGCAATTTGCATCTTGTACATACGAATGCATATCTCTGCATGTGTGTAAATAATATTGTCTTCAATTATTTGATCGTGGTTTGGTATGCCTAGACCCTAGATGATCGTGTTAGTTATAGCCTATCTTTGCAAACTTGTACGATTCATAtcacaagaaaaaagaaacagatcTCTGTAATCAATTCGTATAACTTTTGGCCGACTAAACCGGTCTCTACACCGCACTTTGTGCCTTTGGGATCTTTTATTTTGCCCAATATATACCATTACCTCATAAGTATGAGAgcagtttatgttttttttaatccatTTCAGCTAGGAGATGCTTATTCTGCAATAATTAAAGTCAAACGATTTCAGGCAAGATCAGATCTTTTGGCTCTCGCATAGTGAACTACTGTAATCTGTATTTGACACAGTTTTcgttagatatttatttttaacacaGCTATGTAAACACATGGTGTGGATAGGTCTTAGAAGTAGATGGATCGTGTCCACTTGTTTCACGAACTTCCCTATCCAATTTACCCCACAAGGATTTAGCGAATCTGCCCCCTTCCATCTATCTTCTATTCACGTTTCGAAAGCAAACAAAATGAAATCAAAATGACGAAAGTGTCCATACATATTCCCGCCGAAATGttggaagaagaaaataataaatcgTGATTGGATGACATGGAGCAATCCAACATATCATGACTTGTATTTTGTGGAGTTATCTGTGTGTGTTTTCCGAAATGAATtacattaaaatatgtaattcaaacatttctatatatatatatatatatatatatatttttttttttttaaattagctaAAGCTTTACGACGACAATAAAGTTTATGTTATATCTCGTTGATTCTTCGTTGTTACAATGACATTTTGCTCATTATTTCCCATGTTTGTAACTGGATTGGCTAGTCAATAATATATTGACTGTTTTCTAAGAATAGCTAATAAggataagtttaaaaaaaaacaagaaatcaAGAAGAAAATATAACGTAGAAGCATGCATAATTCACATTCGTCTAAAAAGCCTTCAAGGAAAATTACAACTCCAACAACAAACCCAAATACAAACATACATCAACGGACAAGGATTCATCTAAAAAGAAGATCCAACGGCCACATAGAAATTCAATTACGATGcgaaataaaaacaaatcataTTACAACAGTAATTTTCAGCGTCTTCAGTAATCAGTGGTGGGCAATTGCTCGTGACCGTTTTCGATGATGTAAACAAAGTCGTAGATGATTCCGGCGAGTCCACCACCGACAAGAGGACCAACCCAGTAAATCCAGTGGTTACTCCATGACCAGCTCACGACGGCTGGTCCGAAAGCGACGGCTGGGTTCATGGAGGCTCCGCTGAAAGCTCCACCAGCGAGGATGTTAGCTCCGACGATGAAACCAATGGCGATGGGTGCGATAGTTCCGAGGCTACCGTTTTTGGGGTCGATGGCTGTGGCGTAGACGGTGTAGACAAGCCCGAAGGTCATCACGATCTCGAAGACGAGACCGTTTAAGGTTCCAACTCCTGCCGAGAGACCGAACGCTGGAACTGCCtgaaaatttaatgtttttaaaaaggtAGGTTTAGTTGCTTGACGGAAAAGTTAGGTCAAAAGCGTGGTTTTAGTTGGAATATTCATTATGGATAACATAACAaaccgaacaaaaaaaaactggtcCAAATGAAGTTTTAGTTAGTTTGATTGtttgttgcacaaaaaaaaagttagtttgactgttttgtttttctatgtaaatcaatattaaatccacgaaaacataattttctcaTGTGAGTTAAAATACATTTCACTAGAAATTAAGCATGAACAATTAATTAATTCGTACTATGTGATTTAAATTCAAGataatattaaaactgaaaaccTCAAATTAGCTAGATAAACCGAGCATATTGTTTTAGGTTTCTAACCATAAACTAAAATTAGCTACATACACCGAACATATTGTTTTAGATCCATTCAATAGTTTAATGGCTAATTTCTGAAACCAAAACATTAAACCGATTTAGTAtagtaataataagtaaaagaCGTTACCAAGCCACCGGTGGCGAACTGAAGGAGGAAGCAAGCGACGACTGAGCCAAGAAGCTGAGCAATCCAGTAGAGGAGACCACGGAGGAGAGTGATGTTTCCACCGAGGAAGGCACCGAAGGTAACGGCAGGGTTAACGTGTCCACCGGAGATGTTGGCACCGACAGAAACAGCGACGAAGAGACCGAAAGCATGAGCTAAGGCAGCGGCGACAAGGCCTGAAGGAGTGGTGGCTCCATTGTCAGTGAGCTTGTTGAAAGCGATTCCTGAGCCTGAGCCGGCGAAGACGAAGATCAAAGTCGAGATAAACTCAGCGAGGGCCGCCCTAAGTGCGCTGGGGTGAGTCACTTCTTCTTGGACTCCGCCGATGGCGATGTTTCTGGTCGGCATGATCGGAGAGAATTAATTGGTTCGAGGTTAAAACGTATTGAGAGTAGTGATTGGTCTGGTTTTCTTTTGTGTGCTTAGGTGTATATATATAGCCAAGTATGTGTGTCTTATGTCAAAAGTGTAGATAAAACCATTTCTTCTCTGTCATACAAATAATAGTTTTGTTATTATGAAATATGGGAGCCAAAATAGTTTAATAGAAATACGAGAACTTATAAGGAAATTTGAATGTAATTGTTATTGAGAAAACCTAACATACTTATACATGTTGCATTGTCTTTACATATCTTACCATTTGAGTTGTCTTTCTACAATAGTCGAATATTTCTCTTGCATAATATACATTACCATTTACACTATTTTTTAAGATTAATAAGAGACGATGTCTTGTGCTATTTATATTTTCTGCTGTAATAAAAAGATCACATGCTCGAAAAAGTTATTAAGCCAAATGATTTAGATATCAAAAAACCATATTATGACAAAACTAGCACATAAAGAGAAAATGactaaattaaaactaattaaatgataaaatgaCTAAATCATTTTAAAACCTAAATTATTACTTCAACTCCACCTTCTAAATAGTAAATAGTAAACTTaaattctaatcactaaactcaaatttaaatataaataataagtcttttttaatttttaattaatgttatttTGGTAGTTTTGTGTGTGCTAATTTTAGAATAATAAGGTGTTTTCGATATTCAACGATATATCTTAATGTTTATATTGAAATGAAAGTAAGAACTTGTGGAAATGGTGACTGGCTAATAAAAGGTCATTTAATAAGCAGGAAAAAATAAAGAGGAATTGAAATGGATTAGGGGTTCCATTAATCGCCTAGTTGGATTGATCGGTTGCAAAATTGTGATACGGTCGAACCGGACATAAAAACCGGCTAGCTATCAAACCGCGACGATTAGGGACAATTAATGAAGGAGAAGTCACATGGTGGATCCCGCTTTGATCACGTGTCGGTCGGTTTATAGCGATGATTGGTTAGTGAATGGGATACAGCTGGCTATGTCACTGACCAATCACAACTGCCAGCCTGTCCTTTACCCCTCCCACTCTTTAGACCTTACCTTCCTTAATTTTcccatgtttttctttttcatattgTGCCCATATTCATATCTTCTGCATATTCTGATTAATTGTTTTCATCTTCCTTTTTTGAATTGTttctaatagtttttttttttacttctctTATTCTTGTAGAGTATGATTGGTAACCTCTCAGAGTAACCAAGTAAAAATAACATAGAAGTTTTTATTGTATATcataaatagaataaatatttacttTGAATTTAACTTTATTCTAGATTTAGCCAAAATTTATCAATTAGATAAACTAACACTTTCACCATTTCAGTTAATTACTATATCAAAGGAGAAAAGCACACTAACAATTTTACTCTAGATTTTATAAGAGAAATgcatttactctattttttttctttttaacctTTTCATGGTGTTAAAAGAAAACCTTTTTCATTTTGACTTTTATTTATTCTACTTTACTCTtataaccagaaaaaaaaagaaataaattagagtaaataacaacaaaatgaaaagtataaaatattgtattttgttttcattcttttattctaaatttacttttaaataaaagagtaaaaaattattttacaagCATGAAAGACAAACAGAAAAGTGAAGTAAAatcaactaaatattttttccatttGATTAGAAAAATGTAGAGTAGATGAtgtttttattctctttttattttcacCTTAGTTGTGATATACAGTCACACCTATACTGTTATAACTCTAAatttctctcattttttttataaactgttttctatatgcttcaaaatgaaaaaaaaagagttaccCTTTTATAGGTTCtgtatcttgttttttttttcaaatgataaACTAATTCGTAAAtaattgttaatttttattttgctttccgttttttaaactaaaaatacaaACAGTAACAATAGAAACGAAAAAAAATGTGGCACTTGGTGATAAaagcaaataatatatattttcagcaACTACCGTTAAGAAACCAAAACATTTCtgttcaaaatattatatatgaccAGAGATCATTAGTTTAACTGGAAAAGATTTTGGCTATTGTTTCAGAGGTATCCAGTTTGAATGACTGCTGGGACGAAATTAATATAACATACTGTGATTTCGGATTATATGACCTATATACACACCAAAATATCCTTAATCACTATTGTCAAATCAAACTAATTACAATAATGGGTGGGGGGGGGGGATGtgaaactttttcttttctccatTATCGCCGGCCTGACACAATGGCCGGTGGCGATTTTGACCTCGTAAAGTTCCCAACAATTTTAATCAAATAAGAACTCTTATATAGATTCTGAAATTCGTAAAAGCTTTATATCAAATTACCCCTTAAGTACGCATAAGAGCTAACAAACGTAGTGAAATTCACGTTACCATTTGTGAAACTTATCTAGAGCATTTGGATCCCAAAATGGAACTTACATAAAGTAACTTACCAACAAataaacacacacatatattGTCAGAATTCTATATGACAGATAAAAAacctccaaaaataatattgtcgTATAGCAATCATTACAGagttttattttatgaattGGAATAACTATGTCTCcatagaaatgaaaaaaaaaaatgattgatcATTGAatgattaaaaaagaaaaacctgATTAATTTAGACCGCAAAACGCTAAAAATAATACTGAGCACTACGTCACAAAATTGAAAAGCAGAATATGCTTTTGGGATATGAGGCTAACCAAACTAACGCTTTCAGAATTAATCAAATGACAGAAGACAAACAGATTAGGTAAAGTGTATAAATAATGAGAGCATCTaatcatttttataaaatttaaatacttcCTTAAGCATTAAACAACAAAACAAGAGGTCGCCGTCGCTTATACGTGCACCGTGCATGTGCAAGTGTATATTTGGATTCTTTTTAGATAGGGTTTACAATTTTCAAAAGTTAATCCATCCCTTTACAAGACACGAGAAATGGTATAGTAGTGCTCTTGTCTCGTGGACTCATGTTTAGTTAAAGCTACAGCACTTGCTAGTTGCTTCGAGCCGAGATATCTAATTCTTGCaatgaaatttcaaataacCTTTAAAGATATAATTATGATTTTcgtcaaattaatatatttcatGTTTTTTCCGGTCCAACCTACattataatttgattaataTCATGTTTTTCTCTCATTAAATGTATAttaggagaaagaagaacaaggCAAAGATTCGAGATTAGAATACTACTAAACAGATAACGTTTTATATGTCTAAGTACACGTAGTGGACAAAGAATTGAGATTAGAATACGAAGAATGACTTGGTATAGGGATCAACAAGATAGGGCTATTGTATAAACAGCTCATTCCAAAATAAGTGGTTAGTATGTAAGTGTCACTTCGCATTTTAAAATCGTGAACCGGCGATGACTAATTGTAcattattaattcttaagttgTATCCTTTTTCTATTCATTgtcaaataatattaaaatatgtttctaTTCTTGTATTCATCCAAAGAAAATTAATGAGGTTTGTATAAGTCTCATCAGAGAACTGCACAATAATTCGCTTTGACATATCTAACATCTGATCATAGAGAATAGAAAACCTCAGACATTAAACCAGAAATGTCGCGGCATTGATATTGTATgtagaaaaaataaagatatggaCTTGTACCATTATCTAAGTCTAACACTTCCAAACCTGGTTTGTTGGGAGTAGACATACATATATATCCTTCTATATGATTTCAATTTGAACATTGTTATGAATTTGAGAAGCAAAACAGACTcattaattaataagaaaattaacAGATATCTTGCTACCATCTTCATCTAGGGGGTAACTCACATCAAGCAAAACATGagtgaagactgaagaggaaCGTTTCTATTTCTGAGACAAACAAGAAACCATGACTAGTTTACTTCATAACAAGACATTAAAATGAATAACGAGCTCAAAATGCAAAAGAAAAAGTATACCATCAACTAGGTTCGCCACTGCCATCAGTGATGAAAAGTCTTTGTGCAAAATTCAGGATTCAGAAATAAGAGAGTAGCATTAAACAggaaacagaagccattttttcCCAGCTGAACATTTTCAAACTCGTTTCAAGTtatcaaataccaaaattctttttttgaatTAATGTTCAATTCATTCAAGAAAAAAACCTTTTTACAGAGTATGCTACATAATTTGAGAGTTTTTTATGAGAACTGAAACAGAGAACAAAACAGAGTTTATCTTACTGTTTTCATGGCTTTAGTATACTTGCAAACGTCCACGTAACCTGGAGATACGGTTTCTTACTGCTTTATCCACGCCTTTAATCAAAGTTGCAGGACTATAAAAAACAGAGAATAACGCAATGCATGGAATATACACTTACCAACAAACTGAACATAAATAAAGTGAgaaagaaaacagagaaaatgtgATCAATGGATAAAAATAGAACATGCAGATGCACTCACACACCCAGCCACCCACACAAATAAGAAATAACTTGGAGTGGCTATTGGGgatatatagattatatatgTTAAGATAATCATGGACGTAGGGATAAGTCTATATTCCTAGATAGATAAGTCCAAATCTGTTAGTGAGATTGAGATTGCGATCCTTCTCGTGTTGTATATATACTTAGCCATTGGCTTTCTAATAAAGCAAGCACATACAATACACAAAtctacatggtatcagagcagaaGATCCTTAAATTTTGATCTTTTGTTCCTTACTTGAAAGTCATGGCTGAAGAAACTAGTGCTGCAATCGTTCTCAAGAAGGATGAAGTGATATCAAGCTCACCTTACTTGTTGTATGGTTCCGATAATCCAGGAGCCAAGATTTCTTCTGTTCAGTTGAATGGAGAAAATTATAATGAATGGTCTTCGGAGATGATTAATGCTCTGCAAGCCAAAAGAAAATTGGGTTTCATTAAAGGAACTCTGAAGAAGCCGGATGAAACGAGTCCAGATCTGGACAACTGGTTGACAGTTAATTCTATGATAGTGGGCTGGATTAGGGCTTCTATCGAACCGAAGGTGCGCTCCACAGTCACGTACATTACGGAGGCGTACCAATTGTGGGAAGACTTGAAACAGAGGTTTTCCGTGGGGAACACGGTTCGTGTTCACCAAATTAAGGCACAACTTGCTTCGTGTAGGCAAGATGGACAGTCCATATTGGACTATTTTGGAAAGCTCTCAACGTTGTGGGAAGAGCTGCAAGTCTATCAACCGATCCATGCATGTACGTGTGGAGCTGCGGCTGCTATAGCTAAAGAAAGGGAACATGAAAAAATTCATCAATTTGTAATGGGTTTGGACGATTCACGATTTGGTAACATATCTACAAACGTGATTGGTCTCGACCCGCTGCCTTCTCTTGGAGAAATTTACAATAAGATGGTGCGTGAAGAACAGCGGCTGGCGTCTACAAGAGGTCGTGATCAACAGCAAGAGGCGGTTGGTTTTGTGGCTCGCCAGGGTTCAACTTCTACCCGACAGGATGAATCTGTTTCAAACAAAGGAGACAACTCGATCTTGCGTTCTCGTGCGATCTGTTCTCATTGTGGACGTACGGGCCATGAGAAGCGCGACTGCTGGCAGATAGTTGGTTTCCCTGACTGGTACAATGAACGCAGTGGTGGTCGTGGACAAAGTACTGGAA comes from Brassica rapa cultivar Chiifu-401-42 chromosome A02, CAAS_Brap_v3.01, whole genome shotgun sequence and encodes:
- the LOC103854313 gene encoding aquaporin TIP1-2, which codes for MPTRNIAIGGVQEEVTHPSALRAALAEFISTLIFVFAGSGSGIAFNKLTDNGATTPSGLVAAALAHAFGLFVAVSVGANISGGHVNPAVTFGAFLGGNITLLRGLLYWIAQLLGSVVACFLLQFATGGLAVPAFGLSAGVGTLNGLVFEIVMTFGLVYTVYATAIDPKNGSLGTIAPIAIGFIVGANILAGGAFSGASMNPAVAFGPAVVSWSWSNHWIYWVGPLVGGGLAGIIYDFVYIIENGHEQLPTTDY